A genomic region of Miscanthus floridulus cultivar M001 chromosome 3, ASM1932011v1, whole genome shotgun sequence contains the following coding sequences:
- the LOC136546225 gene encoding gibberellin-regulated protein 6-like: MATMAGRLLLLLAVSGLLAVSMSEHEVLAKGSDEHDDNVYQVSKGGQGSLKSYQCSPQCSRRCANTQYKKPCLFFCNKCCNKCLCVPSGYFGNKGECPCYNNWKTKRGGPKCP, encoded by the exons ATGGCGACGATGGCCGGcaggctgctgctcctcctcgccgTCTCTGGCCTCCTTGCCGTCTCCATGTCCGAGCACGAG GTGCTGGCCAAGGGGAGTGACGAGCATGACGACAATGTCTACCAAGTGAGCAAG GGTGGACAGGGCAGCCTCAAAAGCTACC AGTGCTCGCCGCAGTGCTCCCGGCGGTGCGCCAACACGCAGTACAAGAAGCCGTGCCTCTTCTTCTGCAACAAGTGCTGCAACAAGTGCCTGTGCGTGCCGTCGGGCTACTTCGGCAACAAGGGCGAGTGCCCCTGCTACAACAACTGGAAGACCAAGCGCGGGGGCCCAAAGTGCCCGTGA